CACTTATATGTGCGTGTGACACGGATCTGTTCAATATGCGTAGATGCATTTATTTTTCAGCATACAATAGAAAGTAAAGTTTATTGAATGAATGAAGACAACACAATCGCCAGCTATACCTGTGCAAATGCATAGATTGCTCGCAAAATTCTAGCATAATCTGTTCCAAGCATTTGAATGACAACATCTGCCAGAAATGTTCCCCACAACCTGCATTAAGAAACCACATAAACAAGCCTGGAACTGAGTTTGAACTTGCATGGATGAACCTGTCATCTATTTTAGACTCAGACCAGGGTGCTGTGCCATGCAAAATCATTCAGAGTGAAGACTTGAACAACTTTCAGTACAGTAATACAATTATAGTAGTATCTTGTCTAAGTGGTAACTAgttctcatttttttttgcttctctTGCTTGTTGTGAAAGCGGTGAAAACCAATCTGCTAGAAAATAAAAGCGAATGGAAAAGCTAATAAAGGAAAATCTAGTAGACATCAGGCATGTAAGAGCATGAATAAACATCATCACAGTGCTAATCTTTAGACATAAAGGATGAGTTTAGATGACTTAATGCTAGACACGGTTACTTCGGGCTTAAGGTCATCCCTTCATTGTATATCTGACGCACAACCCTGTTTAAGCAAatgataaccattttttttagatCAAGCGAATGAGATACTTTTCCTCGTCATAATCATTTCATGTCCCTCAATCCACGATGATATCTTACGGTTAAGCTTGCTAGACGTTAGTTACTCATTAAGCAACTATCCTTGCATCAGCTTTGATATCAAAATTTGATGCACATTCCCTAGCAAAATTAGGGGCATACTGAATTGGGTTCGACCGACCCTCAAGTACATAAATGACTTGTGGAACATGTCATGCGGTTAACAAGACAACTAAATCCTACCACTTAGCCATCTGGTTCAACAAACCTCGCAATATTCAACTTAATCCTAGACATCAAAAATTTATCAAGTATTTATATCTCTTGGCAATGTTTCTATGTGCCCAAAGAGAAAAATGCCCAAAGAGAAAAATGAAGTAGCTGATTCCCTTTCTAAATTAGCTAGACCTCATAGAATTAGTGGTGTTTGGCTCTTGGCTCCTCCAGATGAAATTATTAATCAAATTCATGAGGATGCAAACtatgtaaacaccatttgattatcaatgcaatttttagtttcaaaaaaaaataataataaaaaataaattaaaatgacttagttatgggcATGGGACAATAAATGCACATCAATCTCAAATGCATATGCATGCATAATGTAACTATTAGCCTACCAGTGTCATATGACTTACATTTCCATCTGTACTGCACAATGCTAGCACAGCACCGAAAAGACCCAAAATATGAGTTTTAATCATAAAGGTTAACAGCATAAGTGCCCCCTTTGAAATTTTAAAAACATTTCATTTTTGCAATGTCGAGATAGGTTTCTAGCGGCAACTCTGTGTATTTTACAGTGATAGGTGCATAATTTGCTCTAATATACTATTATAATTTGATTCTTTTTTTGTTAGTTTTCATTTAAATATTATATTATCATGAATAACAAAACTGATtgatatcaatcaaacaaacatgTTTAAGATTTCAAATTACATCCCTAACCAATAGAAGAATTACCTAGACAAAAACTATACGCTAATAATAGAATATAAGCTTTATATTTATATCTCTTGCATGATTCTTATCTTGATTTTTTATTTGCCAATTGAATAACCATAACCATGGCACCGTATTTAGGGCTATATTAAGGTCTGAGAACGTAATCGCCGAAATACCTAATCTCAAGTGGCAAAGTGTAATTACTAGTTAATAGCAATATTGATATAGCCAAATGATTGCATGTCTGATATAACCTAGGTGTTGGTTTTTATTCTTTACGCAAAAGATCATGCTTACCTTAGGTTAATCTTAGTCTCTGATTCTTAAAATCTAAAGGTAAGATTGAGGTTTAATGAAGTGATCAAAATTACTTAGATCAAGACTAAGCACCTTAAGGTGCGCTATGACTCAACTAGTGAGGTGTCACTCAACTCATGATGGAAAAATTGAATGTCACGTGGATATTGACCAAGGCCTTTTTGCTTTTTCTAGCCTTTCATGTAGatagaacttttgttttctccgTCTCTTAAGTAAGAGGAAATAGAAGTCTAAGTCCTTAACTAGTGCTAGTGACACAAAATATATATCTTCTTCTTGCAAATTCTGATATGTTAAAAGCTGTGGAATATAATGTGTATGTTGTTGTTCGTATGGCTTATGATGCTCTTTGTAACAATTGCAGTATGAAGTGATTACACTTATGGTACCTGTTATGTGGTAGAtaatgataatactaggttgcgTTTGCTATCAGCATAAATTATATCTTTAATCAAGTTTATGCCTAGAGATATTGTGGTATAGAAGCTCAAATTCCAAAATTCTACTTCTATTCTCCTAGTTATTACTTATTTTATAACTACGTCACCAAGATTGAAATTCTGAAATGGTTTTTTCTCTTAATATAGAAGGTGGTTAAAGGTTGAAACATCAGTAAAGCAAGTACTGAATAAATTATAGACGATTCACATATCTGAATTTAGTTGTATAGAGGAAAAAATTTGGGTCTTGGTTATGGCAGATTCGTACGATACTTCTTATGCTTGTATTCTTGTACTTCCTTCAAATGATGAAAGAGTAGAAAATGTTGGGCAAGTAATAAGTTGATACTGGATTATATGGTCCGAATGCATTAAAAGAATGGTGAAAAGAATATTGGGGTAACTTTTGCTGACATAAGAAGATAAGGGTGTCTTGATTAtttcatttttccattttcttcttgaCATAAGAAGACAGGGGTGTCTTCTTTTGCTGACATAAGAAGACACGGGTAATTACCCTTTATGGGTAGTTACAGCTAGAGAAGGATTTTGACATGGTTTCTTCAAGCAGCAGACTTGGACTTCAAAGTTTAGAGATTATGGTTATAAGCAGACATGAAGTTTTAGAGGTTTATGGTTATAAGCCGTCAAATGAACAAGTGGATTGGTACAAGATAGAACCTGACATCACTAATTTTGGCCCACATCATCGAAACCATTGAATCATTTTATGTTCTTGGGTATGGCTAAAGACCAGTCCAATAAGTCCACAAGCTTTCACATATTGATGCTGGAAAGCTTATGCAATAATACTACAGCAAAAACTACTAGTATCTAAGAAGCAAAATACTACTGGAGCATGAAATGAAGAGTTATCACTTCCATCAGCAAGGGTAATTTGTAGAGCATGTGGGTAAATCTAGTTTTAGTATAGTAACCTAAAGAAGAGTAAAAACGATGCCACTCTAAGATAAAAGGTCTTCAAGTTCAAAGTAATGATATCCAAACCAAAAGGTCAGTCTTTTAAACTCCTCACTAATAATTGAATATCACCAATATGATGATGTATGGCATAGATGATAATCCAATGTCCACtatatttcctaatttttttgtATAAGAAGCAAATATATGAGTATGTACATATCTTGGTGTTGTTACTACCTATCAGCTAAATTAATTTGTGTATGCTATTGCCAAGTATAGTGCATAGATGTCTCTGAACAGTTTTTCTATAATGGAAATAATAGCAGAAGGGGTACACGTACACTGGGCCAAGTAACATCATCGTATTTCTGAGCCCTAGATACCTCGATGCGGCCCCAGCTAACCCCTGTCCAAACAACAGTAATCATCACTTAAAAGACAGTTAACTTGGTGCATTATGGTTCACATGAAATATAGACAACTGTACTTATATAAGTAAAAAGGTCAAACAAGGCAAGCATCAGCGATCCAACCTTTGCTTGCTTTAAGAAAGAGAGTGACTAGTTGAAAAACTACTTAAGTCACAGGTAACTTCCAAGGCTTGATTTTAAAAGTACGCTCTTACAAGGAGATGCTACCCCCCTTCAAGCATGCAATTTCATCTGGTAAGGCTTTCTTCAGAAAGTTGACATGCTACCCCCTTCAAGCGCGTAATTTCATCTGATAAGGCTTTGTATAGGTGATCGGCAAGAATAGTTTAGTTCGTTCCAATATTTCCCAAGGAAAAAAAAGTGCGGAAAGTGTGTTTATTGGGAACAACTGGATATATGCATCACTAACCTCCTATAGCTAAAACGGGAACCACTTAAACAGAGTCCGTTCCTCAAATAGCATCACATTGGGTAAGAATCTAATTGCAGCTTGAATAGATATATTAACATGTTGCGGAAAATAATTTACTCCTTGATTTCTATTGCATGTGAAATCTTTTTCGTTCACATGCTTCATATACATACATCTTGGCCGTGGCTGAACTGTAAATGTATGTGCATAGATAAATTGTAGGCATCTGCATGAATAAATAGTAAACTCATTAAATTTGCCATAAAATTTGCAGAATCATTAAATTACCTGTCCTGCTGCCAGCAAAGCAGCCCTGGACTCCAGATTTATAGCAGCCAATTTTCCACCCTGGATAACAATAAGAGGTAAGCTATTCCACTCGAGCAAACGTTACCTTATTTTGATGCACATACAACTCCCATGACCCGGCAAGCACAGCCAGACTATCCTCTCGGCAACTTTTTAACCAAAACATTCTGGTTAACTGATCTACCAACATTGAAATTGTCCTAATTATTATTCAGTACAAGCAAGTTAAGGGGGTCAGAAAAAATGTTACAGAGAATACTGGATCCCCCAAGGAGCTCATCTACAAGTGTGATTTAGATAAGAGATCATCCTACATACTGTATCTCTAATATTGATGAAAATTCTTGTAAAACTGCAAACAAAGTTTCTAGATAAAGTTTTAAAGCAGTTGACGATCGAATGAGAGGATACTGAATGATGGCAATCGAATATGTATCAAGTAAAGAACAGAAATAAAAGAAATTCTTGCATCATTATTTAAATTAGGGTAACCAAGTCATATTGAGAAGAGGTTCGACGTCGTAGTCAGGCTAGGAATGAACCCAGTACAGAAGAGTCACTAATGTTGAATGTAGAGGATTTGCCAAATCATGCCATAAATATTGATTTAAGGTGGATAACATCTGAAGTGTGTATGGTTATCGAATGGAGGCTAGTTACTGACATAAGGCAATAGAGAACTGGTCAGTTGATGGTCAATCAGAATTAAGCTACTGAGTGGGCACTTGTTCTACAGAATCTGTACTAAATATCTACATAACGTTCCTTCAATACCGAGTAATATTTGCCTTTGAGTTTCTTGTAACCAACAAGTGCAAACAAATAGGAACAGCAATAAACCAAAACTAAGGCAGCATTCCTAAAGGAGAAGAACAACTCCTCTTACACCGGGATTTTTATTCGTCTTTATTTATAAGGTATCTCTTACGAGCAAAAGTTTGGAACCTTTGTTTGGAAAATCAACTAATGACTTGGAACCAGGCAATGAAGTGAGCTAAAGTCATACAATCTTGTCCCTCCTGCACATTTACAGGCCTAAACCTGAGACCTCCATTAGTGATCCAAATGACTAAGGTAGTCATGCGACAAATCGTGGAGCTAATAGGTTAAGTTACTAAATTAGACGTGTGCACCCTAAACCAATGGCACACATTTAGTAGTGTTGTAAAAATATGCAGAAAAGGATGCACGAATTCAGTGCACTGGCAATATGATCACCTAACAGGCCTTAATTGGAAACGATTTCGTACTCCGAAAGTGGTGTTATACGCATGACAACGAGACCCATAGAATGCAAGCTAAAGGATAAAAAAGAAAACGTATTAGAGAACTCTATGTTCAGAACTAATTGCTCAATTCACATTTTTAGAAAAGCTAGTCATAATCTCAAATAGCATTACCTCCCTTATAAGTTCGTGCCTCACTTGATAGTTGGCAGCTTGAAATAGCATCTTTCCGGACAATCTCCTTGCTAGCTACCACAAAGGCAGATAAATTTATACCAAAACCAAGAAAATTATTGGAAGTTGAGAAACTACAGATCATGCTCATAAAGTCAAACCAGTTGATAAACTTTCGCCAAAGTAAGCATGCCCCCTCCCTAAAACAAAAGATTGAATTTTATCAAAATGCAAATAATGATCCAACAAATGTAATTTCTCAAAAACATATTATTCTACAATGACTGGAACCTTCAGAATCATTGACTTCAGCTCCACTGCCCCAATCTTCAAAGCAGCAAACGCTTGCACCTTCCACTGACTGAGTCCATGTTGTAAGGTTATATCACTGTTTAAAGTAATTAGAGATCTCAATTAAtaggaaaaaaaattgtgtttCTCAGAAGTCATGAAACCTTTTACAATTTCAAATTATGGATCACCAGATATAAAGCAACCCCTTACTAGTAGTAAAAGAACTTAGCCACCTGCCGGTACGTTTAAGTTTGACATTTGTTTCCAAGATAAAACAGGCATTGGAAAACTTAAGGAATGTCAGTTCAGACAAAATGAGGTGATAAGACAATAACAGTGTAAACCTTGAAGGAAGGTACCATCTACCATGAACACATACTACCAATGAGTGTTTGCTCATGCTATCCGTCCCTGAGCTTGGGTATGACCTAATTTCTAGTGTTTGTTCAGCAATTTTGGCCCGGGCCAGGTCTACCACTTCTTCCTTACCCCACTGTTATTTCATGGACCTTGTATTCTTGTAATTGAATTTATTCAAACAATCCCAACAATAGCAACTCATTTGTATAAAAATTTACATACTCATGAGTAAAATAAATCAAAAGCAACATCTCATTTTTACTTGTCATTCAGAGATCAATCTTCAGATTTACACACAGATGATCAAAAGTTAAGTGGCAAAACTACCTTGAGTACTCCTGCAACAGATGAAGAAAAATCTCGACCTCTAGGTCTTCAGTCGACAGTTTACTGGAACAAGGAATACTCAATTTCCTTCTCACACTTAGCAATATATCTCTATAAGAAGGCCTCCAACCCCTGATGATAAATTTAGAACAAAGATAGATGCAAATTGACATCATCAAAACAAAGATATCTAGGTGAATTCAATCTAAATTGACATATCCAAGAAACACTAAACACATTGGGCAAAAACTAGCATTCCATTAATTAAGATATTAGCATTTAGCTGTAAAACCTTAATGTAGACCGAGCATCAGCTCCCAGATATAGAAACCGTGATTCAAGAAGTTCGATGAAATTGTCTCTCTCTTCAAAGTCCTCTTCAATCATGATAAAATCAGCATTACCTCTGTTTTCTATTGATTTTAGTAACGGACTAAAATAGCTgcaaaacaaaattgaaaaatcaatttcACTCCAAACACTAAAAGAAGAGATAAACATTAAATCCCAAACCCACAAACCCAGAGATGGGAAAAACCCTAACCTTGGACCAAAAAGGATCCTTTCAATTTCATACAATTCAGAATCCGTTGCAAGTTCCAACACTGAACGCAGCTCAGGATCAAAAGTACCTGTAAAATCAAATACAAAATGATGGGATtcaaaacaacaagaatgaaagaggaaaacacaagaaaaacctAAAACCCTCACCTCTTCTGGAAATGGCTGATTGTGagtaacaaaagagttttgaactACTATTTTTACGCGATGAAGACTGAAAAATCTGTGACAATATTCAATTAATgaaagcaaaattagggtttaaagtAAACAAAAGGAGTGATAAAGTTGTATGATAAGAGAAAGTATCTATATAAATATTAACTTACAGATGAAGTTGATGAACTGAGAGTTGTTAATTGTAGTGGATATCTTGAGTTCGAGAATGAGGAAGTTAAAGAAAGGAGGTAACTGCGAGTAAACGGAGAAGAAGTTGATGTAGTGGCCATCATTTTCTTTCCGATTTTAAAAAGTTAAAAAGAAATCGCGTTGGGATAATTTATGTGAACTAGAGCTGTATTTGATACTAGTAGGCTACAGTTATGAATCAAGAACCGAATGTGAACCGGTTATTTATGGTAGACACCTCGGTAATCAACGATTGATATGTGCAAGTGAGAACCGTCGAGTGGCTTCCGTGCTCTCTCCCACCACCATGTGATTGCCACATGTCTCGTACaaaggagtttttttttttttttggtccaaGAGCATATAGCTCAATCCCATCAACTCCGGTAAGGAGGAAGTCAGAGGTTCAATCCACGCCGCCGTAAAAGTTTCTaatagattagttgtatagtgggttAAGCGGTGTTGGATCTGACAGTGGGACCAGTCAAACTGGTTGGGTTCGGGTAGGGACCTAGGTCCGGCTTTcacgttttttttccttttttattattattagataaagagtattacattaactagtcggaagcctaacaagctaagctccgacaacgtactactacattaattgaacaagtTGCGGtgttagcctaccagcgagcctcatgggtgaCCTAACCAAggaagccgaagcggatggggacTGAGATTGTGttacaaggggggcaagctaactctaccttccatgttagttcctgcaatattacgccattgggggcttGAACCTggaacctcctggaacgcatgaatctttgggaacggggatgaccagctaagCTAGGTGCCCGTTTTCAAATAAGGTATTTCACTAAAATAAAGCTTGCATTGCAATagaagtagagccatctaatatcaATTCATGGGGCGATTTCttgattagatttatctactgataATTAGTGTTCTAGCTTCATTACACGGGCCATATTACGTTGACTAAAGTCAAGTAGTCCATAGAATTGCAACTCACTTGCGTAGGGTTTGTGTTCCTGGGAGAGTTTGATTAATTACAGAAAGTTCATCAACTTCTCTTGCAATCAAATTCTTTCACCTCCAAGATTGATCAACTGGGTTTAAGGATATCACACAGCCAGACTAAGTCATTCTCAATTCACTCCCGGTTTTTATTCTCACAACTCATCAACCAATGGCGGAAGCTCCACCGTCCTTCGCCATCAAGGCATGCTCACAGAATTCACCCAACAATTATGCAACAAATACACCACCTTCACGCACGCATGAAACTCTTTCACAAGAAACTAAACGAAAAGAAAATCACAATGATTTCCTTTCTGCCAACCCTACTCTCAAAATTTCTTCAATCATTTTTAATATTCACAACACAACTTCGGTATCATCTACAAACTCATCATCTTTCATCTAATCTGCCTCCACTTTCTcaaaaaagaaggaacaaaacaaTACCTCGCCACCACCATTTCAGCTAAGAGTAGAAAGTGAGACTCCACTACAACAACAAAAGCTAAAGATTCAAACACCTTTACCAAAAGAAAATCATCGCCCACTTTACACAAAAAAACtccaaaaatcaaaaccaaaaagctACCTTCCAAGATATGCATATTTTTCCAGTTAACGGAAAGGATGAAGGACCTCATGCATGCACATCACTACAAATGCTTGGTACTATAAGttttatatttatatacataACGGTCAGATCTTCGAACAACATGATAATCATAATACGAATAGTTGTGCTAAAGTAGAATACCTGATGAAGCCATTGATTAAATCAAAAAATCCTCCAAGATTGCAAACACACCCGTAGAGTAGAATACATTGGAATATCTTGGTTTCTCCTTCTTAACTTTTTGtgtaatgaataataaaattCTCGAACCAATACTAATGGCTATTGAGTTCcttctagagctggcaaacaagccaaaacccgtgGGTTTGCCCGGACCGGCCAGTAAAAAACCCGCACCCGTCTcggctggtgtctaaacaagccgggttagggttggagaaatggcggcttgtgagtaaacgggtaaacccgtcccggcccgtaaaACCGCGGGTGCAACCCGTTACCCTCTAAATATCATATATATACAGATTTATGATTTCTTAAccctagtttttcttttttcttaagtATCTCCACCTCTCGGTTGCGacagcacagcaacagcaacctttcttcttttttttttttttttcttcaccataccattaacttcttcttcttcgtgttcttcttttcttttttcttattttcattaaaatcgatttgtgtttttgatttttttagggtttactcaaatcaatttgtgtttttgatttgTCGGAGAAGACGCTATGGTTGAATCTGAGATGGGTTTTCTAAGATTTAGGGAAGAGATGATGCTGTCGTGGATCTCAAACAAGAGAAGATGTTGATACTGAATCTGGGATAATGAGTCTGTGGTAGAATTGGATTTGGGGTTTTGGTAACACTAACATCTGTTAGATGTTTCTCAATTGGTTAATATGCATGCAGCTCTTATACGAATTATTATATGTTTGCAAGTCTGTTTTGATCTTGGTTCTCATGACTCTTCAGATCGTAACTGGTAATTTTCACTTTCCCCCAATTTAATTTTTGCTGGTTTCATTTCCAAGTTTggatttttattatttgtttgttatcaGAATTATGAAATTCTAGGGCTCTTGTTTGTTCTACTTTTGCTGGTTTCATATCTGTTGTGTTGTGTTTCTAAGGgaaatttgatgtttttgttcGCTTTGGATGTAAATTGAGCTAGAAAATGAAAAATCTAATGTAGAGATTATGgtggttatgaatgattgaatgatttgttatgtGTGAATTGTCTGCAGGGAAGGAGAACAAATATGGAAGAAATCAAATACCCAAGGTGCAAGGAAGCTCCATCCATTACCAGTCTGCAATAACAATAATATACACTACAGGTGTTTGACAAATTGCTTGAATTACCATGTTCTACATGTTGTTTCGAGAGTTCACATCAGCAAAGTATATCCCCCTATGGCTAGGCGAGAAGTGGAGCTTTTGAGATCAATGACACTGATGGTTAGAGATGGTTGATGGCAGTAAATAGGAGGAAATGGTTGAGCTTGGTTATTGTTTGATGGAAGAATATGGAAGCAGTTGAGTTTGTCGAGTGGTAGCAGACATAGCATTTGGTTTATCATGGACCATGGTGGTGAGTCTGGAGACATTGAAGAACTCAAGTGGAGAAATGGGTTTTATTCTCCATATCTGTTTTAGATTAATCTTTGTAATTATTTTACATCTTGTAATTTTTCACAAATCAAGttaattaaatttaaattttatttttaattaaacaa
The nucleotide sequence above comes from Papaver somniferum cultivar HN1 chromosome 8, ASM357369v1, whole genome shotgun sequence. Encoded proteins:
- the LOC113303153 gene encoding uncharacterized protein LOC113303153 isoform X4, with amino-acid sequence MMATTSTSSPFTRSYLLSLTSSFSNSRYPLQLTTLSSSTSSIFQSSSRKNSSSKLFCYSQSAISRRGTFDPELRSVLELATDSELYEIERILFGPSYFSPLLKSIENRGNADFIMIEEDFEERDNFIELLESRFLYLGADARSTLRGWRPSYRDILLSVRRKLSIPCSSKLSTEDLEVEIFLHLLQEYSSDITLQHGLSQWKVQAFAALKIGAVELKSMILKGGGMLTLAKVYQLLARRLSGKMLFQAANYQVRHELIRELTRMFWLKSCREDSLAVLAGSWELYVHQNKVTFARVE
- the LOC113303153 gene encoding uncharacterized protein LOC113303153 isoform X8, whose protein sequence is MMATTSTSSPFTRSYLLSLTSSFSNSRYPLQLTTLSSSTSSIFQSSSRKNSSSKLFCYSQSAISRRGTFDPELRSVLELATDSELYEIERILFGPSYFSPLLKSIENRGNADFIMIEEDFEERDNFIELLESRFLYLGADARSTLRGWRPSYRDILLSVRRKLSIPCSSKLSTEDLEVEIFLHLLQEYSSDITLQHGLSQWKVQAFAALKIGAVELKSMILKGGGMLTLAKVYQLLARRLSGKMLFQAANYQVRHELIREGGKLAAINLESRAALLAAGQVI
- the LOC113303153 gene encoding uncharacterized protein LOC113303153 isoform X5 encodes the protein MMATTSTSSPFTRSYLLSLTSSFSNSRYPLQLTTLSSSTSSIFQSSSRKNSSSKLFCYSQSAISRRGTFDPELRSVLELATDSELYEIERILFGPSYFSPLLKSIENRGNADFIMIEEDFEERDNFIELLESRFLYLGADARSTLRGWRPSYRDILLSVRRKLSIPCSSKLSTEDLEVEIFLHLLQEYSSDITLQHGLSQWKVQAFAALKIGAVELKSMILKGGGMLTLAKVYQLLARRLSGKMLFQAANYQVRHELIRELAFYGSRCHAYNTTFGVRNRFQLRPVRVENWLL
- the LOC113303153 gene encoding uncharacterized protein LOC113303153 isoform X3, which produces MMATTSTSSPFTRSYLLSLTSSFSNSRYPLQLTTLSSSTSSIFQSSSRKNSSSKLFCYSQSAISRRGTFDPELRSVLELATDSELYEIERILFGPSYFSPLLKSIENRGNADFIMIEEDFEERDNFIELLESRFLYLGADARSTLRGWRPSYRDILLSVRRKLSIPCSSKLSTEDLEVEIFLHLLQEYSSDITLQHGLSQWKVQAFAALKIGAVELKSMILKGGGMLTLAKVYQLLARRLSGKMLFQAANYQVRHELIRELAFYGSRCHAYNTTFGVRNRFQLRPVRSVNQNVLVKKLPRG
- the LOC113303153 gene encoding uncharacterized protein LOC113303153 isoform X1, whose product is MMATTSTSSPFTRSYLLSLTSSFSNSRYPLQLTTLSSSTSSIFQSSSRKNSSSKLFCYSQSAISRRGTFDPELRSVLELATDSELYEIERILFGPSYFSPLLKSIENRGNADFIMIEEDFEERDNFIELLESRFLYLGADARSTLRGWRPSYRDILLSVRRKLSIPCSSKLSTEDLEVEIFLHLLQEYSSDITLQHGLSQWKVQAFAALKIGAVELKSMILKGGGMLTLAKVYQLLARRLSGKMLFQAANYQVRHELIREGGKLAAINLESRAALLAAGQGLAGAASRYLGLRNTMMLLGPVLWGTFLADVVIQMLGTDYARILRAIYAFAQIRVTRTYKWETDENRFA
- the LOC113303153 gene encoding uncharacterized protein LOC113303153 isoform X7, which gives rise to MMATTSTSSPFTRSYLLSLTSSFSNSRYPLQLTTLSSSTSSIFQSSSRKNSSSKLFCYSQSAISRRGTFDPELRSVLELATDSELYEIERILFGPSYFSPLLKSIENRGNADFIMIEEDFEERDNFIELLESRFLYLGADARSTLRGWRPSYRDILLSVRRKLSIPCSSKLSTEDLEVEIFLHLLQEYSSDITLQHGLSQWKVQAFAALKIGAVELKSMILKGGGMLTLAKVYQLLARRLSGKMLFQAANYQVRHELIRELAFYGSRCHAYNTTFGVRNRFQLRPVS
- the LOC113303153 gene encoding uncharacterized protein LOC113303153 isoform X6, with the protein product MMATTSTSSPFTRSYLLSLTSSFSNSRYPLQLTTLSSSTSSIFQSSSRKNSSSKLFCYSQSAISRRGTFDPELRSVLELATDSELYEIERILFGPSYFSPLLKSIENRGNADFIMIEEDFEERDNFIELLESRFLYLGADARSTLRGWRPSYRDILLSVRRKLSIPCSSKLSTEDLEVEIFLHLLQEYSSDITLQHGLSQWKVQAFAALKIGAVELKSMILKGGGMLTLAKVYQLLARRLSGKMLFQAANYQVRHELIREGGKLAAINLESRAALLAAGQFSHGQDVCI
- the LOC113303153 gene encoding uncharacterized protein LOC113303153 isoform X2; protein product: MMATTSTSSPFTRSYLLSLTSSFSNSRYPLQLTTLSSSTSSIFQSSSRKNSSSKLFCYSQSAISRRGTFDPELRSVLELATDSELYEIERILFGPSYFSPLLKSIENRGNADFIMIEEDFEERDNFIELLESRFLYLGADARSTLRGWRPSYRDILLSVRRKLSIPCSSKLSTEDLEVEIFLHLLQEYSSDITLQHGLSQWKVQAFAALKIGAVELKSMILKGGGMLTLAKVYQLLARRLSGKMLFQAANYQVRHELIRELTRMFWLKSCREDSLAVLAGSWELYVHQNKMPTIYLCTYIYSSATAKMYVYEACERKRFHMQ